A region of Phocoena phocoena chromosome 17, mPhoPho1.1, whole genome shotgun sequence DNA encodes the following proteins:
- the LOC136137152 gene encoding fatty acid-binding protein, adipocyte, producing the protein MCDAFVGTWKLVSSENFEDYMKEVGVGFATRKVAGMAKPNVIISVNGDVITIKSESTFKNTEISFKLSQEFEEVTADDRKVKSTVILDEGALVQVQKWDGKSTTIKRKRVDDKLVVECIMNCVTATRVYEKA; encoded by the exons ATGTGTGATGCATTTGTAGGTACCTGGAAACTTGTCTCCAGTGAAAACTTTGAAGATTACATGAAAGAAGTGG GAGTGGGCTTTGCTACCAGGAAAGTGGCTGGCATGGCCAAACCCAATGTGATCATCAGTGTGAATGGGGATGTGATCACCATTAAATCAGAAAGtacctttaaaaatactgagatTTCCTTCAAATTGAGCCAGGAATTTGAGgaagtcactgcagatgacaGGAAAGTCAAG AGCACCGTAATCTTAGATGAAGGTGCCCTGGTGCAGGTGCAGAAGTGGGATGGAAAATCAACCACCATAAAGAGAAAACGAGTGGATGACAAACTGGTGGTG GAATGTATCATGAATTGTGTCACTGCTACCAGAGTTTATGAGAAAGCATAA